In one Sporomusa sphaeroides DSM 2875 genomic region, the following are encoded:
- the recJ gene encoding single-stranded-DNA-specific exonuclease RecJ: protein MARLQKAWRLFPVKRELASELSRKLNISRHIAQALINRGITDEQKAVEFLYAGMEHIADPYLLKDMGTAALRIAHALAAGEKITVYGDYDVDGITACAILYKTLSRLEANVEFYIPDRQSEGYGLNIAALNNLKQTGTTLVITVDCGISAIKEIEAVQGQLDIIVTDHHQPPPQLPPALAIINPKQPGCAYPEKNLAGVGVAFKLCQALWQHYHGTGNNFFDYIEIVAIGTIADIVPLTGENRILVKLGLNRLLTTDNPGIKALVEVCGLTGKGIDSGSVGFVIAPRLNAVGRVSQAAAGVKLLLTNDSEYARELANLLDEENSARQTIEKLILAKAEEQLETIELSTAKVLVLAGEDWHSGVIGIVASRLVEKYYKPVIMISIQEGYGKGSCRSIPAFDIYTALSRCSDILTQFGGHHQAAGLTIPAENIPLLRERLQAIATETLSAADYVPILTIDSVLALEEVNAAFIEQLACLEPYGFANPSPLFACRNVKLREKRLVGQQSRHLKLTLEHTSVNDVIAWNMGELSDNLTCNETIDMVFVPKYNEWQGHKKLQLTARDVRQSLDRQTQAKLNAIAPDRDCVSQVYLTLKRYNRSGLHDLSLQNISDNIFSNYKETLSERVIDLSLAILGELKLLTREFVEQDVFRIHLQPAPTTKLELTDSPTFRESIRLREEFLNQHI from the coding sequence ATGGCTAGGCTGCAAAAGGCATGGAGGTTATTTCCAGTTAAGCGTGAACTGGCAAGTGAACTCAGCCGGAAACTTAATATATCCAGGCATATTGCCCAGGCGCTGATAAATCGTGGCATTACAGACGAGCAGAAGGCTGTTGAATTTTTATATGCCGGCATGGAACATATTGCGGACCCATATTTACTCAAAGATATGGGAACTGCTGCCCTGAGAATTGCTCATGCACTGGCAGCCGGGGAGAAAATTACGGTCTATGGCGACTATGATGTAGATGGGATTACTGCCTGTGCAATTTTATACAAAACCTTAAGCCGGTTGGAGGCTAATGTTGAATTTTACATTCCAGACAGGCAAAGCGAAGGCTATGGCCTTAATATCGCCGCGTTAAACAATCTGAAACAGACAGGAACCACCTTGGTGATTACCGTTGACTGCGGCATCAGTGCCATAAAAGAAATTGAGGCTGTACAAGGGCAGCTGGATATAATCGTAACCGACCATCACCAGCCGCCGCCGCAGCTGCCGCCGGCGTTAGCCATTATCAATCCTAAACAGCCTGGTTGCGCCTATCCGGAAAAAAATTTAGCCGGAGTTGGTGTTGCCTTCAAGCTGTGTCAAGCTTTATGGCAGCATTATCATGGAACTGGTAATAATTTTTTCGATTATATAGAGATTGTGGCCATTGGCACAATTGCCGATATTGTCCCGCTTACCGGAGAAAACCGGATATTGGTCAAGCTGGGACTAAACCGGCTGCTTACTACCGATAACCCGGGGATAAAGGCGTTGGTGGAAGTGTGTGGCCTGACAGGCAAAGGTATTGATAGTGGCAGTGTGGGGTTTGTCATTGCCCCACGGCTTAATGCCGTAGGGCGTGTCAGTCAGGCCGCCGCCGGGGTAAAACTGCTGCTTACCAATGACTCCGAGTATGCGCGCGAACTGGCAAACCTGTTAGACGAAGAAAACTCCGCCCGCCAAACCATCGAAAAATTAATACTGGCTAAGGCTGAAGAACAGCTTGAAACCATAGAGTTAAGTACGGCCAAGGTGTTAGTGTTGGCTGGTGAAGATTGGCATTCCGGAGTTATTGGCATTGTAGCTTCGCGTTTGGTAGAAAAATATTATAAGCCGGTAATTATGATTAGTATCCAGGAGGGGTATGGCAAAGGCTCCTGCCGCAGTATCCCGGCGTTTGATATTTATACAGCTTTGTCGCGCTGTTCTGATATACTAACTCAGTTTGGCGGTCATCACCAGGCTGCCGGGCTGACAATTCCGGCTGAAAATATCCCGCTGCTCAGGGAACGGTTACAGGCTATTGCGACAGAAACATTGTCAGCAGCAGATTATGTACCGATTCTTACTATTGATTCGGTTCTGGCGCTGGAAGAAGTCAATGCTGCCTTTATCGAGCAATTAGCCTGCCTTGAACCATATGGCTTTGCCAATCCGAGTCCGCTCTTTGCCTGCCGGAATGTTAAGCTGAGGGAAAAGCGGCTTGTCGGACAACAAAGTCGGCATTTGAAACTTACCTTGGAGCATACGTCAGTTAATGATGTCATTGCCTGGAATATGGGGGAATTATCAGATAATCTTACTTGTAATGAAACCATAGATATGGTATTTGTCCCTAAGTATAATGAATGGCAAGGTCACAAAAAATTGCAGCTTACAGCGCGGGATGTTCGCCAATCGCTTGATCGGCAGACACAGGCAAAACTAAATGCAATTGCGCCTGACCGCGATTGTGTAAGTCAGGTATATTTGACGTTAAAACGATACAATAGGTCTGGTTTGCATGATTTGTCCCTTCAGAATATTTCGGATAATATTTTCAGCAACTATAAAGAAACTTTATCTGAACGGGTTATTGACTTATCGCTAGCCATTTTGGGGGAGCTAAAATTACTAACCCGGGAATTCGTTGAGCAGGATGTGTTTAGGATTCACCTTCAACCTGCACCGACGACCAAGCTTGAACTGACAGATTCACCTACATTCAGGGAAAGCATAAGACTGCGTGAAGAGTTCTTGAATCAGCATATTTAG